One part of the Corynebacterium sp. CNCTC7651 genome encodes these proteins:
- a CDS encoding sucrase ferredoxin codes for MTNNLRCSDVDVEPLPGTAKTGGTYVLFEWPGPWGRDVLDGDTLGAELSAKLSELMKRYGATLLLVRHPTREGRQIKDHHVYLVFAEEGVTEVLHVDGPEELLGLDLSGPGKNGASVRTRPLLLVCTHGKRDMCCAVKGRPLVTELVGRSPERRDLVWETSHIKGHRFAATLMLMPWAFSFGRMTAQAAEALLDHALEKKFFVPGNRGRGTLPPQAQAAEIAVAAHLSHEGVQVGIDQLRVGEVSGDTHEAQVRVDDTGAARAFTVHLVKHEVDGVVSSCGDAPSTGAAWVVHSVEEL; via the coding sequence ATGACTAACAACCTGCGCTGCTCAGATGTTGACGTAGAGCCCCTGCCCGGCACTGCCAAGACCGGCGGCACGTACGTGCTCTTCGAGTGGCCGGGACCGTGGGGCCGCGATGTGCTAGACGGGGACACGCTGGGCGCGGAGCTCAGCGCCAAGCTCAGCGAGCTGATGAAGCGCTACGGCGCGACGCTGCTCCTGGTCCGCCACCCCACGCGCGAGGGCCGCCAGATCAAGGACCACCACGTCTACCTCGTCTTCGCTGAGGAAGGTGTCACTGAGGTGCTCCACGTCGATGGGCCAGAAGAGCTGTTGGGCTTGGATTTGTCGGGACCGGGCAAGAATGGAGCGTCGGTACGCACTCGCCCCCTGCTGCTCGTGTGCACGCACGGCAAGCGCGACATGTGCTGCGCCGTGAAGGGCCGCCCGCTGGTGACGGAGCTGGTGGGGCGCTCCCCGGAGCGGCGGGACCTGGTGTGGGAGACGTCCCACATTAAGGGGCACCGCTTCGCGGCGACGCTGATGCTCATGCCGTGGGCGTTCAGCTTCGGGCGGATGACGGCGCAGGCGGCGGAAGCGCTGCTCGATCACGCGCTGGAAAAGAAGTTCTTCGTGCCCGGCAACCGCGGCCGCGGCACCCTCCCGCCGCAGGCGCAGGCGGCGGAGATCGCCGTTGCCGCTCACCTTTCGCACGAGGGGGTGCAGGTGGGCATTGACCAGCTGCGCGTCGGGGAGGTTTCCGGGGACACGCATGAGGCGCAGGTGCGTGTCGACGATACCGGGGCCGCCCGCGCGTTCACCGTCCACCTGGTGAAGCACGAGGTGGACGGGGTAGTTTCCTCTTGCGGGGATGCGCCGTCTACCGGCGCGGCGTGGGTTGTGCACAGCGTGGAGGAGCTGTAG
- a CDS encoding HAD family hydrolase yields the protein MKVAAFDFDGTLHVGPHLGPDMSHLEASHGGFRAADLEAIEAWRAAGHLAVAATGRSRAALAHGMQGSTLRFDYQVLSNGASAATGDGAELIFAYPIDPDVLRAAIDAFSEQPGMAVFGTTIGAIDGVFANNTGDTSNLTAHFTPMTKADVPDHTFAVVPLWVPEDDTLRADVVVWAEALGGVTVAQNQTYVDVMAPGRTKGTGVLELLDHLGLDRADVELYTFGDSWNDLSMHAIADHAHSFTHSPADVQAATGTVLTSVAEVLTSYL from the coding sequence ATGAAGGTCGCAGCGTTCGATTTCGACGGAACCCTCCATGTCGGGCCCCATTTGGGGCCCGACATGAGTCATTTGGAGGCCAGTCACGGAGGGTTTCGCGCAGCTGATCTCGAGGCCATCGAGGCGTGGCGCGCCGCCGGTCACCTCGCGGTAGCCGCCACGGGCCGCTCCCGCGCAGCGCTCGCCCACGGCATGCAAGGCTCCACCCTCCGCTTCGATTACCAGGTGCTCTCCAACGGCGCCTCCGCCGCAACCGGCGACGGCGCGGAGCTCATCTTCGCCTACCCCATCGACCCGGACGTGCTCCGCGCGGCAATCGACGCATTCTCAGAGCAACCCGGCATGGCCGTCTTCGGCACCACCATCGGCGCTATTGACGGCGTCTTTGCCAACAACACCGGCGACACCTCTAACCTCACCGCGCACTTCACACCGATGACCAAGGCGGATGTCCCGGACCACACCTTCGCCGTGGTCCCCCTCTGGGTGCCGGAGGATGATACCTTGCGCGCGGACGTTGTCGTTTGGGCCGAGGCGCTCGGCGGCGTGACCGTCGCCCAGAACCAGACCTATGTGGACGTCATGGCCCCGGGCCGCACCAAGGGCACCGGCGTGCTAGAACTGCTCGATCACCTCGGGCTGGACCGCGCGGACGTGGAGCTGTACACGTTCGGCGACTCGTGGAACGACCTCTCGATGCACGCCATCGCTGACCACGCCCACAGCTTCACCCACTCCCCGGCCGATGTGCAGGCGGCGACCGGCACCGTGCTCACCTCCGTCGCCGAGGTGCTCACTTCCTACCTGTAG
- a CDS encoding methionine ABC transporter permease, translated as MTTNVHELILAEPNWDRLGPTFIEAIGDTMWMVAITMVVGGFFGLLLGILLYTTRPGGILQSSPIYWLINIAVNFFRPIPFIIMIAMLYPITLSVVGTTIGREAATFVMCFSATFTVARIVEQNLVAIDPGVIEAARSMGAGPWKIIQSVILPEALGPLILGYTFIFIAVIDMSAMAGYIGGGGLGDFAIVYGYRQFEPQVTWAAVIVIVVIVQLAQFLGNWLSKKVMRR; from the coding sequence ATGACAACCAACGTGCACGAGCTCATCCTCGCCGAACCGAACTGGGATCGCCTTGGCCCCACGTTCATCGAGGCTATCGGCGACACGATGTGGATGGTCGCCATCACCATGGTGGTGGGCGGCTTCTTCGGCCTGCTCCTGGGCATCCTGCTCTACACCACCCGCCCCGGCGGGATCTTGCAGTCCAGCCCGATCTACTGGCTGATCAACATCGCGGTGAACTTCTTCCGCCCGATCCCGTTCATCATCATGATCGCCATGCTCTACCCCATCACGTTGTCGGTGGTGGGCACGACGATTGGCCGTGAGGCCGCCACGTTTGTGATGTGCTTCTCCGCCACGTTCACCGTCGCCCGCATTGTGGAGCAGAACTTGGTGGCCATTGATCCCGGCGTGATCGAAGCGGCTCGTTCCATGGGTGCTGGTCCGTGGAAGATCATCCAGTCCGTGATCCTCCCGGAGGCGCTCGGACCGCTGATCCTGGGCTACACCTTCATCTTCATCGCCGTGATCGACATGTCCGCCATGGCCGGCTACATCGGCGGCGGCGGTTTGGGTGACTTCGCCATCGTCTACGGCTACCGCCAGTTCGAGCCTCAGGTCACCTGGGCCGCCGTGATCGTCATCGTGGTCATTGTCCAGCTCGCCCAGTTCCTGGGTAACTGGCTGTCCAAGAAGGTCATGCGCCGCTAG
- a CDS encoding methionine ABC transporter ATP-binding protein, which yields MAKTGTRIEFQNVSKVFRTGGREVVAVDDVTLTVEPGEILGVIGYSGAGKSTLVRLINGLDMPTSGHLLLDGTDIVGMSEKNLRGIRRNIGMIFQQFNLLTSRNAEGNIEYPLQLAGVDKAERKRRVAELLEFVGLSDRGKNYPEQLSGGQKQRVGIARALATNPSLLLADEATSALDPETTEEVLALLRRVNQELGITIVVITHEMDVIRSIADKVAVMENGRVVEYGSVYEVFSNPQTHVAKRFVSTSLRNTPNEVEARELLAAAPGRLFTVNLKQNSGFFAAAEAARKQGVTVQPVHAGITTLQEHSFGKMTVRLTGDDTAINEFLTSLQRTTDIEEIVR from the coding sequence ATGGCTAAAACCGGCACCCGGATTGAGTTCCAGAACGTAAGCAAGGTGTTCCGCACCGGCGGACGGGAAGTTGTGGCCGTCGACGACGTCACGCTGACCGTCGAGCCGGGCGAGATCCTCGGCGTGATCGGGTATTCGGGTGCCGGCAAGTCCACGCTCGTCCGCCTGATCAACGGCCTCGACATGCCCACTTCGGGGCATTTGCTTCTCGACGGCACCGATATCGTCGGCATGTCCGAGAAAAACCTCCGCGGCATCCGCCGCAACATCGGCATGATCTTCCAGCAGTTCAACCTGCTGACCTCCCGCAACGCGGAAGGCAACATCGAGTACCCGCTGCAGCTTGCAGGCGTGGACAAGGCGGAGCGCAAGCGCCGCGTGGCGGAGCTTTTGGAGTTCGTGGGCCTTTCGGACCGCGGCAAGAACTACCCGGAGCAGCTCTCCGGCGGCCAGAAGCAGCGCGTGGGCATTGCCCGTGCGCTGGCCACCAACCCGTCGCTGCTGCTGGCGGATGAGGCCACCTCGGCCCTCGACCCGGAGACCACCGAAGAGGTGCTGGCGCTGTTGCGCCGCGTGAACCAGGAGCTGGGCATCACGATCGTGGTGATCACCCACGAGATGGACGTGATCCGCTCAATTGCGGACAAGGTCGCTGTGATGGAAAACGGCCGCGTGGTGGAGTACGGCTCCGTCTACGAGGTGTTTTCCAACCCGCAGACCCACGTGGCCAAGCGCTTTGTGTCCACCAGCCTGCGCAACACCCCGAACGAGGTGGAGGCGCGCGAGCTGCTCGCCGCCGCTCCGGGGCGCCTCTTCACCGTGAACCTGAAGCAGAACTCCGGGTTCTTCGCCGCCGCAGAGGCCGCCCGCAAGCAGGGCGTCACCGTCCAGCCGGTGCACGCCGGCATCACCACATTGCAGGAGCACAGCTTCGGCAAAATGACGGTGCGACTAACGGGCGACGACACCGCGATCAACGAGTTTCTGACATCGCTGCAGCGCACCACCGATATTGAGGAGATCGTCCGATGA
- a CDS encoding MetQ/NlpA family ABC transporter substrate-binding protein: MRASRFLAAAAAATLAFTGLTACSNESNNASTSDTTAAGENVTVRIGTTDADQQAWSVFADLAEKEGITLDIVQFSDYPPVNEALAQGELDLNKFQHILYLAKYNANSGNDLKVVGSTEIYPLALFWKDHTSLDGIEGSEIAIPNDDSNQGRAINVLVQAGLITLKDGADELAPAPADIDTAASKVSVVPVDASQTPSAYKEGRPAIINNSWLDRAGIEPSEAIFQDDPASAQGEPYINVFASRAEDVDNPTYVKLAELWHDAAVSEAVQKDSRGTAVEVERPANELNDILARLEQNEK; this comes from the coding sequence ATGCGCGCTTCCCGTTTCCTCGCTGCCGCAGCTGCAGCGACCCTGGCCTTCACCGGCCTGACCGCTTGCTCCAACGAGTCCAACAACGCCTCCACCTCCGACACCACCGCCGCAGGCGAGAACGTCACCGTCCGCATCGGCACCACCGACGCAGACCAGCAGGCGTGGTCCGTCTTCGCCGACCTGGCGGAGAAGGAAGGCATCACCCTGGACATCGTCCAGTTCTCCGACTACCCGCCGGTCAACGAGGCACTGGCACAGGGCGAGCTGGACCTGAACAAGTTCCAGCACATCCTCTACCTGGCCAAGTACAACGCCAACTCCGGCAATGACCTCAAGGTTGTCGGCTCCACCGAGATCTACCCGCTGGCGCTGTTCTGGAAGGACCACACCTCCCTCGACGGCATTGAGGGCTCCGAGATCGCCATCCCGAACGATGACTCCAACCAGGGCCGCGCCATCAACGTGCTGGTCCAGGCTGGCCTGATCACCCTGAAGGACGGCGCAGACGAGCTCGCACCGGCCCCGGCAGACATCGACACCGCCGCTTCCAAGGTTTCCGTGGTGCCGGTGGACGCATCCCAGACCCCGTCCGCGTACAAGGAGGGCCGCCCGGCCATCATCAACAACTCCTGGCTGGACCGCGCCGGCATCGAGCCGTCCGAGGCCATCTTCCAGGATGACCCGGCTTCCGCACAGGGCGAGCCGTACATCAACGTCTTCGCTTCCCGCGCTGAGGATGTTGACAACCCGACCTACGTGAAGCTGGCTGAGCTGTGGCACGACGCCGCTGTCTCCGAGGCTGTGCAGAAGGACTCCCGCGGCACCGCAGTTGAGGTTGAGCGTCCGGCGAACGAGCTGAACGACATCCTCGCCCGCCTCGAGCAGAACGAGAAGTAA
- a CDS encoding error-prone DNA polymerase, translated as MRFNGGEPLSWSRLERILSGRPGPTPIPADHTGTPAGLTYAPQGPGPCVMAEGSTAPTVHTVPMAPTVPFAELHAVSSYSFLGGASEPEELVERAKVLGLSALGLLDRDGFYGAVKFAEAAAGAGIATVFGAELTLGERVLPVIARGPEGYKRLSHLITQARMDTREKDKVAYPPLELIGAALDGTCVVLAGWAWANEIDHLVEVFGPMNVVREYEVAMLPEDADRHATLDSFVHIPAVVTAAPAAATRDAARLAAAKRALGRRQSLSDAHGNLHPMGANWLRSADQLRAMYPGCEDKLAYAAELAAECAFTFNLVAPELPLFPTPEGHNEMTFLRALTISSAQVRYASRPQEIRRKAMAQIEYELTVIEELNFPGYFLIVHDLVDFCRREDILCQGRGSAANSAVCFALGITSVEPIAAGLLFERFLSPDRDGPPDIDIDIESGRREEVIQYVYARYGRDNAAQVANVITYRRKGAIRDAARALGYAQGAADSWSKDVAEPPPAVAALAAELKGQPRHLGIHSGGMVICDRPIADVVPTEWARMENRSVVQWDKDDCASAGLVKFDLLGLGMLEALHHMIDLVRDTTGREVRLWELQLDDAAVYDMLCRADSVGVFQVESRAQMGTLPRLKPRCFFDLVVEVALIRPGPIQGGSVHPYLRRRDGADPVQYDHPVLEKSLGKTLGVPLFQEQLMQICVDAAGFSGREADAVRRAMGSKRSPAKMAALRQRFFDGCWQTNRISEEVAERLWQKIVAFAAYGFPESHSQSFASLVYFSAWFKRYYPAQFCVGLLRAQPMGFYSPQSLIQDARRHGVTVLPVCVNESGREARCVRGAGGAVAGAAAEGGAGDGAEEVAIRVGLNLIKGLGDAAADRIEEAQPFTGVPDLARRADLTVEHVEALARAGALDCFGVDRRQAMWQAGIAATEREGMLPGLSAISAPSLPGMNAFELMAADVAATGVTHDKMPVEMVRGALDAAGVVRAGQLLTVPDGTRIRCAGVVTHRQAPKTAGGVTFLGMEDETGLINVVIPVGLWNRQKVLARTAKALIVRGIIQNASGAASLVADKLEPLEMGEWLTRGSRDFR; from the coding sequence ATGAGGTTTAACGGGGGCGAGCCGCTGTCCTGGTCCCGGCTGGAGCGCATCCTCTCCGGCCGGCCCGGGCCCACGCCAATCCCCGCGGACCACACCGGCACGCCCGCAGGCCTCACGTACGCGCCGCAGGGGCCGGGGCCTTGCGTGATGGCGGAGGGTTCTACGGCACCCACGGTTCATACGGTGCCCATGGCGCCAACTGTGCCGTTTGCGGAGCTGCACGCGGTGTCTTCCTACAGCTTCCTCGGCGGTGCCAGTGAACCAGAGGAGCTGGTGGAACGGGCAAAAGTGCTGGGCTTAAGTGCGTTGGGGCTGTTGGATAGGGACGGGTTCTACGGTGCGGTGAAGTTCGCGGAAGCTGCGGCGGGGGCGGGCATTGCCACGGTGTTTGGGGCGGAACTGACGTTGGGGGAGCGGGTACTGCCCGTTATCGCGCGCGGGCCGGAGGGCTATAAACGCCTCTCCCACCTGATCACCCAGGCCCGCATGGACACCCGGGAAAAAGATAAGGTGGCCTACCCGCCGCTGGAACTCATTGGGGCCGCGCTGGACGGCACTTGCGTGGTGCTTGCCGGGTGGGCGTGGGCGAATGAAATCGATCACCTGGTCGAAGTGTTTGGTCCTATGAATGTAGTTCGGGAATACGAGGTGGCCATGCTGCCGGAGGACGCGGACCGGCACGCCACATTAGACAGCTTCGTCCATATCCCGGCGGTGGTGACGGCTGCTCCGGCGGCCGCCACGCGGGATGCCGCCCGCCTCGCCGCGGCCAAGCGGGCGCTGGGGCGCAGACAATCCCTGTCGGACGCGCACGGCAACCTCCACCCGATGGGCGCGAACTGGCTGCGCAGTGCGGATCAGCTGCGCGCCATGTACCCGGGGTGCGAGGACAAGCTGGCCTACGCTGCGGAATTGGCTGCGGAGTGCGCGTTCACCTTCAACCTGGTCGCCCCGGAGCTGCCGCTGTTTCCCACGCCGGAGGGCCACAACGAGATGACGTTTCTGCGGGCGCTCACCATATCCAGTGCGCAGGTGCGGTATGCGTCGCGGCCGCAAGAGATCCGCAGAAAAGCAATGGCCCAGATTGAGTATGAGCTGACGGTGATTGAGGAGCTGAACTTTCCCGGCTACTTCCTTATCGTGCATGACCTGGTGGATTTCTGCCGCCGGGAGGACATTCTGTGCCAGGGGCGCGGCAGCGCGGCGAACTCCGCGGTGTGTTTTGCGCTGGGCATCACCAGTGTGGAGCCGATCGCGGCGGGTCTATTGTTCGAGCGCTTCCTGTCGCCGGACCGTGACGGGCCGCCGGATATCGACATAGATATTGAATCCGGCCGCCGCGAGGAAGTGATCCAATACGTCTACGCGCGCTACGGGCGCGATAATGCGGCGCAGGTGGCCAACGTGATCACCTACCGCCGCAAGGGCGCGATCCGGGACGCGGCGCGGGCGCTGGGCTATGCGCAAGGCGCGGCGGATTCGTGGTCGAAGGACGTTGCGGAGCCCCCGCCCGCGGTGGCGGCGCTGGCGGCGGAGCTCAAAGGCCAACCGCGCCACCTGGGCATCCACTCCGGCGGGATGGTGATCTGCGATCGCCCGATCGCGGACGTGGTGCCCACCGAGTGGGCGCGGATGGAAAACCGCTCCGTGGTGCAGTGGGATAAAGATGACTGCGCCTCCGCGGGGTTGGTGAAGTTCGACCTGCTCGGCCTGGGCATGCTCGAGGCGCTGCACCACATGATTGATCTGGTGCGCGACACCACGGGCCGCGAGGTACGGCTGTGGGAGCTGCAGCTGGATGATGCCGCGGTGTACGACATGCTCTGCCGCGCCGATTCTGTGGGCGTGTTCCAAGTGGAGTCCCGCGCGCAGATGGGCACCCTGCCGCGGCTGAAACCGCGCTGCTTCTTCGACTTGGTGGTGGAGGTGGCGCTGATCCGTCCGGGCCCCATCCAGGGCGGCAGCGTGCACCCGTATCTGCGCCGCCGTGATGGTGCGGACCCGGTGCAGTACGACCATCCTGTGTTGGAGAAATCCCTGGGCAAGACGTTGGGCGTGCCGCTGTTCCAGGAGCAGCTCATGCAGATCTGCGTGGACGCCGCCGGCTTCTCCGGGCGCGAGGCGGACGCGGTGCGCCGCGCCATGGGTTCGAAGCGCTCGCCCGCGAAGATGGCGGCGCTCAGGCAACGGTTTTTCGACGGCTGCTGGCAGACCAACCGCATCAGCGAAGAGGTGGCGGAGCGGCTGTGGCAGAAGATCGTGGCCTTCGCCGCCTACGGGTTCCCGGAATCGCACTCCCAGTCCTTCGCGTCGCTGGTGTACTTCTCCGCCTGGTTCAAGCGCTACTACCCGGCGCAGTTCTGCGTGGGGTTGCTGCGCGCCCAGCCGATGGGCTTCTACTCCCCGCAGTCCCTGATCCAGGACGCCCGCCGCCACGGTGTCACGGTGCTGCCGGTGTGCGTGAACGAGTCCGGCCGGGAGGCGCGCTGCGTGCGCGGTGCTGGCGGTGCCGTCGCGGGCGCGGCAGCCGAGGGCGGGGCCGGGGACGGGGCCGAGGAAGTAGCCATCCGCGTCGGCCTCAACCTGATCAAGGGCCTCGGCGACGCGGCCGCGGACCGCATTGAAGAGGCCCAGCCATTCACCGGCGTCCCGGATCTTGCGCGCCGGGCGGACCTTACGGTGGAGCACGTGGAGGCGCTCGCGCGGGCGGGTGCGTTGGACTGCTTTGGCGTGGACCGTCGTCAAGCAATGTGGCAGGCGGGCATCGCAGCCACGGAGCGCGAGGGCATGTTGCCCGGGCTGTCCGCGATTTCCGCGCCGAGCCTGCCCGGCATGAACGCTTTCGAGCTCATGGCCGCGGACGTGGCGGCCACCGGCGTGACGCACGACAAGATGCCGGTGGAGATGGTGCGCGGAGCCCTGGATGCGGCAGGCGTGGTGCGCGCCGGTCAGCTCCTCACCGTCCCCGACGGCACCCGCATCCGCTGCGCAGGCGTGGTCACCCACCGCCAGGCGCCGAAAACGGCCGGGGGCGTGACGTTTCTGGGGATGGAGGATGAGACTGGCTTGATCAACGTGGTCATCCCGGTGGGGCTGTGGAACCGCCAGAAGGTGCTCGCCCGCACCGCGAAGGCGCTGATTGTGCGCGGCATCATCCAAAACGCCTCCGGGGCGGCGAGCTTGGTCGCGGACAAGCTGGAGCCGCTGGAGATGGGGGAGTGGCTTACGCGCGGTTCGCGGGACTTCCGCTAG
- a CDS encoding PH domain-containing protein, whose product MHRVSPKLMVPRFISALIWAAIVLGGIGYAYSRWGWTWLLWALGAATVLIVWNLVLIPFRVRNLGYLETDDELLLSKGKMWHTMTAIPYGRIQFVDVESGPIARALGLKKLEIHTASTTSNSDLPGLPAAEADALRDRLAAKARERMSGL is encoded by the coding sequence ATGCACCGCGTCTCGCCCAAACTCATGGTGCCGCGGTTTATCTCCGCGCTGATCTGGGCCGCGATTGTGCTTGGGGGCATAGGGTACGCTTACTCGCGCTGGGGGTGGACGTGGCTCTTGTGGGCGCTGGGGGCAGCCACGGTGCTCATCGTGTGGAACTTGGTGCTCATCCCGTTCCGGGTGCGCAACCTAGGGTATCTGGAAACGGATGATGAGCTGCTGTTGAGCAAGGGCAAGATGTGGCACACCATGACGGCTATCCCGTACGGCCGCATCCAGTTCGTAGACGTGGAATCGGGCCCCATCGCCCGCGCGCTGGGCCTGAAGAAGCTGGAGATCCACACCGCCTCCACCACCTCCAACTCGGATCTGCCGGGACTGCCCGCGGCGGAGGCGGATGCGCTGCGTGACCGTCTGGCGGCCAAGGCGCGCGAGAGGATGAGCGGCCTGTGA
- a CDS encoding PH domain-containing protein, with the protein MTAQPEYRRVHRISPLLRVWGAALTLVALAVFNFAGPLYAWFLDEQVGWMQVLWAVGGIVLAVLVIFGASQLWWSRTGFRVGPEELEFKRGVLTNQVRTARYDRIQAVDVVEPLAARIFGLAAVRVEVAGGINAAIEIAYLSREEAEALREEILGRIAAKAPEGGLAQELQERETPEHDYLVPPIPMSRSLAAAALQFSTLFTVVSATAPLWTDVSLAAVVPVLVGFIPIIWRTIDQSWRFNATRADGVFQLTYGLANRRRQAVPEHRIHALQLKQPLLWRPFGWWTVSVTTAGYASERSNATGTSKLLPVGTWEQAVAVVDAVGPLTAAQLTDLAAADYVTPRRARWVSPIDWRQQTATVRGGVAVTTFGRLTRRFHMVTVPHIQELTMKQGPLQRALKIADVRFDLVPGPVKMTARDVDEGAARVLVDTLRARELPPLSADPAPVP; encoded by the coding sequence GTGACCGCGCAACCCGAGTACCGCCGCGTCCACCGGATCAGCCCGCTGCTGCGCGTGTGGGGTGCAGCGCTGACGCTCGTGGCTCTGGCGGTGTTCAACTTTGCCGGTCCGCTCTACGCCTGGTTCTTGGACGAGCAGGTGGGCTGGATGCAGGTGCTGTGGGCAGTGGGCGGCATCGTTCTTGCAGTGCTAGTCATCTTCGGCGCCTCGCAGCTCTGGTGGTCCCGCACCGGATTCCGCGTCGGGCCAGAGGAGCTGGAGTTCAAGCGCGGCGTGCTGACAAACCAGGTGCGCACTGCGCGCTATGACCGCATTCAAGCCGTGGACGTGGTGGAACCGCTCGCCGCGCGCATCTTTGGCCTAGCCGCCGTGCGTGTAGAGGTGGCTGGCGGCATCAATGCCGCAATCGAGATCGCGTACCTCTCCCGCGAGGAGGCGGAGGCGCTGCGCGAGGAGATCCTGGGCCGCATCGCAGCGAAGGCGCCGGAAGGTGGGCTCGCGCAAGAGCTGCAAGAGCGTGAAACGCCAGAGCACGACTACCTGGTCCCGCCGATCCCCATGAGCCGCTCCCTGGCCGCCGCAGCGCTGCAGTTTTCCACGCTGTTCACCGTCGTATCCGCAACAGCCCCGCTGTGGACGGACGTGTCCCTCGCCGCTGTGGTGCCCGTGCTTGTCGGCTTCATCCCCATCATCTGGCGCACCATCGACCAATCCTGGCGATTCAACGCCACGCGTGCCGACGGCGTTTTTCAACTCACCTACGGCCTGGCAAACCGGCGCAGGCAAGCGGTGCCCGAACACCGGATCCACGCGTTGCAGCTGAAGCAGCCGCTGTTGTGGCGGCCGTTCGGGTGGTGGACCGTCTCCGTGACCACCGCCGGCTACGCCTCTGAGCGCAGTAACGCCACGGGCACTTCGAAGCTCTTGCCGGTGGGCACGTGGGAGCAGGCGGTAGCGGTGGTGGATGCCGTCGGGCCGCTCACCGCAGCCCAGCTCACGGACCTCGCCGCGGCGGACTACGTCACACCGCGCCGGGCGCGCTGGGTCTCGCCAATTGATTGGCGCCAGCAAACCGCGACGGTGCGCGGAGGGGTGGCCGTGACCACGTTCGGGCGGCTCACCCGCCGCTTCCACATGGTCACCGTGCCGCACATCCAGGAACTCACCATGAAGCAGGGGCCGCTGCAGCGCGCGCTCAAGATTGCGGACGTGCGCTTCGACCTGGTCCCGGGCCCGGTGAAAATGACGGCGCGGGATGTGGATGAGGGCGCGGCACGGGTGCTCGTCGACACGCTGCGTGCCCGAGAGCTGCCGCCGCTGAGCGCGGACCCTGCCCCGGTACCGTAA
- a CDS encoding MOSC domain-containing protein, with product MAQVLSTNIAVPQADPGGLKRQSGIHKVSAELIEVTIPGPDYGDGSGVVGDHIGDTKHHGGQQKAVYAFARERLDAWEDELGRDLHNGVFGENLTTAGIDWTQALLNQRFQVGEVELEVSVPRTPCRTFAKWMGERAWVRRFTESGDCGAYFRVNVEGVIRPGDTIVALDEPAHGFTMGEAFAAWMGDDALARRMWELDILPPLYQERYEKRFGGS from the coding sequence ATGGCACAGGTTCTCAGCACCAACATCGCCGTCCCGCAAGCCGATCCCGGCGGGCTCAAGCGCCAAAGCGGGATCCACAAAGTTTCCGCCGAGTTGATCGAAGTGACCATCCCGGGGCCGGATTACGGCGACGGCTCGGGTGTGGTGGGCGACCACATCGGGGATACGAAACATCACGGCGGGCAGCAGAAAGCGGTGTACGCGTTTGCGCGCGAACGGCTCGACGCTTGGGAGGATGAGCTCGGCCGCGACCTGCATAACGGCGTATTCGGGGAGAACCTGACCACCGCCGGCATCGACTGGACGCAGGCGCTGCTGAATCAGCGCTTTCAGGTCGGCGAGGTGGAGCTGGAAGTGTCCGTTCCTCGCACGCCCTGTCGCACCTTTGCCAAATGGATGGGGGAGCGCGCCTGGGTGCGCCGTTTCACTGAGTCGGGCGATTGCGGTGCGTACTTCCGCGTGAACGTGGAGGGTGTGATTCGCCCCGGCGACACCATCGTGGCACTGGACGAGCCGGCGCACGGCTTTACCATGGGCGAAGCGTTCGCGGCATGGATGGGCGATGATGCGTTGGCTCGCCGGATGTGGGAACTGGACATCCTCCCACCGCTGTACCAAGAGCGCTACGAGAAGCGGTTTGGTGGAAGCTAG
- a CDS encoding AbrB/MazE/SpoVT family DNA-binding domain-containing protein — MQAKIDAGGRLLLPKALRDALGLTPGSVVDISAYGGGLTVIPGGRTARVERNEDGFLVAYGSTEVTDADVFALIDAGRK, encoded by the coding sequence ATGCAAGCGAAGATTGATGCGGGTGGGAGGTTGCTGCTCCCTAAAGCTCTGCGGGATGCGCTCGGGCTTACCCCCGGCTCCGTAGTGGACATCAGTGCCTACGGCGGGGGCCTCACAGTCATTCCAGGAGGCAGGACTGCGCGTGTGGAGAGGAACGAAGACGGGTTCCTCGTCGCGTACGGTTCAACGGAAGTGACTGACGCCGATGTCTTCGCGCTCATTGACGCGGGAAGAAAGTAG
- a CDS encoding type II toxin-antitoxin system VapC family toxin: MIALDTSLAVPLLLGTHNAHESVKRWAKGRELTLCAHSLVETYSVLTRLPGDNRLAGSDAVQVIDDNFPKPLMLPDTVGEDIHRRLAKAGVLGGATYDGIVALTALENGVPLASRDRRAVNNYLSLGVEVQLVN; encoded by the coding sequence GTGATCGCGCTGGACACCAGCCTGGCCGTTCCGCTTCTGTTGGGCACGCATAATGCCCACGAATCGGTGAAGAGGTGGGCGAAGGGACGGGAGCTGACGCTGTGCGCGCACTCCTTGGTTGAGACGTACTCGGTGCTGACGAGGTTGCCGGGAGATAACCGTTTGGCGGGCAGTGACGCGGTCCAGGTCATCGATGACAATTTTCCCAAGCCGTTGATGTTGCCAGACACGGTCGGCGAAGATATCCATCGGAGGCTAGCTAAGGCTGGAGTCCTTGGCGGGGCTACTTACGACGGTATCGTCGCGCTGACGGCGCTAGAAAACGGTGTGCCCCTCGCAAGCAGGGATCGGCGTGCCGTGAATAACTATCTGTCTCTGGGGGTCGAGGTACAACTGGTTAACTAG